In Sulfitobacter sp. OXR-159, one DNA window encodes the following:
- a CDS encoding Rap1a/Tai family immunity protein, which produces MKKLALMLALAGGPAAAQMITANELYDICAQTTDVEVAECYAYATGAHEAFSDAGRLGGLDKYCPPPDAPNAEIPRLFGQYLRANQNTADWGASTVIYLALLDAYPC; this is translated from the coding sequence ATGAAAAAACTTGCTCTTATGCTGGCTCTTGCTGGCGGGCCTGCGGCGGCCCAGATGATAACCGCGAACGAACTCTACGACATCTGCGCCCAGACGACGGACGTTGAGGTTGCAGAGTGCTATGCCTATGCCACAGGCGCGCATGAAGCGTTCTCTGATGCTGGTCGTCTCGGCGGGTTGGACAAGTATTGCCCCCCGCCCGACGCCCCCAACGCAGAGATACCGCGGCTGTTCGGCCAATACCTGAGAGCGAACCAGAATACGGCTGATTGGGGCGCGTCCACGGTGATCTATCTCGCCCTGCTGGACGCCTACCCCTGCTGA
- a CDS encoding transposase family protein: MPALCARRCRMSARANEFLVWRAGTSVNWDCTQKDIAAEVGLSVGAVRAIMKRRGWSCNHVGQDQDPYAYAHLHTNARHHPTLRELGVEI; this comes from the coding sequence ATTCCCGCGCTCTGCGCAAGGCGGTGCCGCATGAGCGCCCGGGCTAATGAGTTCTTGGTCTGGCGGGCGGGCACGTCCGTCAACTGGGATTGCACTCAGAAAGACATCGCCGCCGAGGTCGGTCTATCGGTTGGCGCGGTCAGGGCGATCATGAAGCGCCGGGGATGGTCGTGCAATCATGTGGGGCAGGACCAAGACCCCTACGCCTATGCTCACCTTCACACCAATGCGCGGCATCATCCAACCCTCCGCGAACTGGGGGTCGAGATATGA
- a CDS encoding helix-turn-helix domain-containing protein, translating into MIETQNAKILAHLQAGRSITFWEAVENFGVMHLPRRILDLKEAGHTIGDDWVKQNGKRFKRWFLIKSAPQKAPEQGALL; encoded by the coding sequence ATGATTGAGACGCAGAACGCCAAGATCCTCGCACACTTGCAGGCGGGTCGATCGATCACCTTCTGGGAGGCCGTCGAGAACTTCGGCGTGATGCACCTTCCGCGCCGCATCCTCGATCTCAAGGAAGCCGGTCACACCATCGGTGACGACTGGGTGAAGCAGAACGGCAAGCGGTTCAAACGCTGGTTTCTCATTAAATCCGCGCCCCAAAAGGCGCCAGAACAAGGGGCATTGCTATGA
- a CDS encoding DUF1064 domain-containing protein yields MTERITAADYRKEQAASQGADKGRVRGTKAVVVQGIKFHSQREAKRFGELRHLERAGIIEDLRLQVPFELQGRDGPILTPTGRVMIYKADFVYFDKRINAEVIEDSKGHPTDTFIMKKAILAAQGVEVVET; encoded by the coding sequence ATGACCGAGCGCATCACCGCAGCAGATTACCGCAAGGAGCAAGCCGCCTCGCAGGGGGCGGATAAGGGACGGGTTCGCGGGACTAAGGCCGTCGTGGTGCAGGGGATCAAGTTCCATTCGCAGCGGGAGGCAAAACGCTTTGGCGAACTGCGCCACCTTGAGCGCGCCGGGATCATCGAAGACCTGCGCCTACAAGTCCCGTTTGAACTGCAAGGCAGGGATGGCCCCATTCTGACGCCCACGGGCCGGGTCATGATCTACAAGGCCGATTTCGTCTACTTCGACAAGCGTATCAATGCCGAGGTGATCGAAGACAGCAAAGGCCACCCGACCGACACCTTCATCATGAAAAAAGCGATCCTTGCCGCGCAGGGCGTGGAGGTGGTTGAGACATGA